Proteins from a genomic interval of Psychrobacter urativorans:
- the ruvA gene encoding Holliday junction branch migration protein RuvA, with the protein MIGLITGQVQYLMAPTACIMTTSGVGYDIELPLPSFCQLQLNQQASIWTHFHVREDAQLLFGFIDRKERDVFRQLIKINGVGAKMALAMLSAMSAAELKMHVEQDSETALMRIPGIGKKTAQRLLIELKDKLKNIEVDSSHLEFNPQSVTVSHEGSIIAEVEGALISLGYKEKEAQQAIKAAKSKGDIFEDTQGLLKATLQQLSGF; encoded by the coding sequence ATGATAGGACTGATTACTGGGCAGGTGCAGTATTTAATGGCGCCAACGGCCTGTATCATGACCACCTCTGGCGTGGGCTATGATATTGAGCTGCCATTACCGTCATTTTGTCAGTTACAACTAAATCAACAAGCGAGCATTTGGACTCATTTCCACGTGCGTGAAGATGCGCAGCTGCTTTTTGGGTTTATCGACCGTAAAGAACGTGATGTGTTTCGGCAACTGATTAAAATTAATGGGGTTGGTGCTAAAATGGCACTGGCGATGCTGTCTGCTATGTCAGCGGCTGAGCTAAAAATGCATGTTGAGCAAGATTCAGAAACCGCACTCATGCGTATTCCGGGCATTGGTAAAAAAACAGCGCAACGCTTATTAATTGAGCTGAAAGATAAGCTCAAAAATATAGAAGTGGATAGCAGCCATTTAGAGTTTAATCCTCAGTCTGTGACGGTTTCTCACGAAGGTAGTATTATCGCTGAAGTGGAAGGCGCGCTGATTAGCTTAGGTTATAAAGAAAAAGAAGCCCAACAAGCAATTAAGGCAGCTAAAAGTAAGGGCGATATCTTTGAAGATACGCAAGGCTTATTAAAAGCGACTTTACAGCAGTTGTCAGGCTTTTAA
- a CDS encoding thiamine phosphate synthase, whose amino-acid sequence MSQYLAPKLYLLTNDDGFELLYSKLKIALGTGMIGLLQIRRKKILAQEDGQAKLYEEAVKIVALAKQYNVAVVINDDIKLAARLGVGVHLGQQDGNIAEAKQQLLPNQIIGRTCHGEVELVKDAKNDGADYAAMGAVFTSTTKPNAATITRQQLIEGCQQEIDICVIGGLTAENINQLSGLPLTYIAVVGDIMDLPGDKIAMRCQQWQQALTLWNTPA is encoded by the coding sequence ATGTCCCAGTATTTAGCACCTAAACTCTATTTACTGACCAATGATGATGGGTTTGAGCTCTTGTATTCTAAGTTAAAAATAGCTTTAGGTACAGGCATGATTGGCTTGTTACAAATTCGCCGTAAAAAGATATTGGCGCAAGAAGATGGGCAAGCAAAGCTATATGAGGAAGCGGTGAAAATCGTGGCGTTAGCAAAGCAATATAATGTGGCGGTGGTCATTAATGATGATATTAAGCTTGCTGCTAGGCTAGGCGTAGGCGTTCATCTTGGGCAGCAGGATGGCAATATTGCTGAGGCTAAGCAGCAGCTGTTACCCAATCAAATCATTGGTCGTACTTGTCATGGTGAGGTTGAGCTGGTCAAAGACGCCAAAAATGATGGTGCAGATTATGCAGCGATGGGTGCAGTATTTACATCGACTACAAAACCCAATGCGGCTACTATCACCCGTCAGCAGCTTATCGAAGGCTGCCAGCAAGAGATTGATATTTGTGTGATTGGCGGGTTAACTGCGGAGAATATCAATCAGTTGTCAGGTTTGCCACTGACGTATATCGCCGTTGTTGGTGATATTATGGATTTACCCGGGGATAAGATTGCCATGCGTTGCCAACAATGGCAGCAGGCGCTAACCTTATGGAATACGCCTGCTTAA
- a CDS encoding phosphoglycerate kinase yields the protein MNFLRMSELDLAKKVVLIREDLNVPITDGQITSDARLQASLPTIKLALEKGAAVIVCSHLGRPTEGKPEEIYSLAPVAEYLTDKLGAQIKLPVTLNRDYLTDGVTIQAGEVVLLENVRFNEGEKKNNSTLAKAYADLCDVFVMDAFGTAHRAQASTEGVTQAMRAADKTVCAGPLLSAELDALTQALDTPAQPMLAIVGGSKVSTKLEVLHSLAELCTQIIVGGGIANTFLAAQGHNVGASLYEADLLETARDIMTKTDILLPEYVVVADKNEIDFSDFIGSLQNAKATIKAVNAIAADDMILDIAPQSAEKLAEAIMNAKTILWNGPVGVFEVDAFGAGTEILAKAVKDSAGFSIAGGGDTLAAIDKYQVADGVSYMSTGGGAFLEFVEGKVLPAVAALQIQAQ from the coding sequence ATGAATTTTTTGCGTATGAGTGAGCTGGATTTAGCTAAAAAAGTAGTATTGATTCGTGAAGACCTAAATGTACCGATTACAGATGGTCAGATTACCAGTGATGCGCGCTTGCAGGCAAGTTTGCCAACGATAAAGCTGGCGTTAGAAAAGGGTGCAGCAGTCATCGTTTGCTCGCATTTGGGGCGTCCGACAGAAGGTAAGCCTGAAGAAATCTATTCGCTAGCGCCTGTTGCTGAGTACTTAACGGATAAGTTAGGGGCGCAAATTAAGCTGCCTGTGACCCTGAATCGTGATTATCTGACCGATGGCGTGACCATTCAAGCCGGTGAAGTCGTGCTGCTAGAAAATGTACGTTTTAATGAAGGTGAAAAGAAAAACAACAGCACGTTAGCAAAAGCTTATGCTGACTTATGTGATGTATTTGTGATGGATGCATTTGGTACAGCGCACCGTGCACAGGCATCAACTGAAGGCGTTACTCAAGCTATGCGTGCCGCGGATAAAACCGTTTGTGCCGGACCGTTATTGTCCGCTGAATTGGATGCGTTGACGCAGGCATTAGACACGCCCGCCCAGCCAATGTTAGCCATTGTTGGTGGCTCAAAAGTATCTACCAAGCTCGAAGTTTTACATAGCTTGGCAGAATTATGCACCCAAATCATCGTTGGTGGTGGGATTGCCAATACTTTCTTAGCCGCGCAAGGTCATAATGTTGGCGCTTCGCTATATGAAGCTGACTTGCTGGAGACGGCACGCGATATCATGACAAAAACCGATATTTTACTGCCTGAATATGTAGTGGTTGCGGATAAAAATGAAATTGATTTTTCTGACTTTATTGGCTCATTACAAAATGCTAAAGCAACAATCAAAGCAGTAAATGCGATTGCTGCCGATGATATGATATTAGACATCGCGCCACAAAGTGCCGAAAAATTAGCCGAAGCCATTATGAATGCCAAGACTATTTTATGGAATGGCCCAGTGGGCGTGTTTGAAGTAGATGCTTTTGGTGCGGGTACTGAAATTTTAGCCAAAGCCGTAAAAGACAGCGCAGGCTTCTCCATTGCGGGCGGCGGTGATACGCTCGCAGCCATTGACAAATATCAAGTAGCGGATGGTGTCAGCTATATGTCAACCGGTGGCGGGGCTTTCTTAGAATTTGTCGAAGGCAAAGTATTGCCAGCAGTAGCTGCCTTACAAATACAAGCACAGTAA
- the fba gene encoding class II fructose-bisphosphate aldolase (catalyzes the reversible aldol condensation of dihydroxyacetonephosphate and glyceraldehyde 3-phosphate in the Calvin cycle, glycolysis, and/or gluconeogenesis), producing the protein MALISLRQLLDHAAEHSYGVPAYNVNNLEQMRAIMIAADACNSPVIVQASAGARGYAGAAFLRHLIIAAIEEWPHIPVVMHQDHGTSPAVCQRSIQLGFSSVMMDGSLGEDGKTPMDYDYNASVTREVVKLSHACGVSVEGEIGCLGSLETGMAGEEDGHGAEGVLDHAQLLTSADEAEQFVKDTNVDALAIAIGTSHGAYKFTRPPTGDILSIERVKEIHARIPNTHLVMHGSSSVPQEWLKIINENGGNIGETYGVPVEQIVEAIKHGVRKVNIDTDLRLASTGAIRKFLAENPSEFDPRKYFKASMVAMSAICVNRFEAFGSAGQADKIRPISLEGMVDFYQ; encoded by the coding sequence ATGGCCTTAATCTCCTTACGTCAACTGTTAGATCACGCCGCTGAGCACAGCTACGGTGTGCCTGCATATAATGTCAATAATTTAGAGCAGATGCGCGCGATTATGATTGCCGCTGACGCTTGTAATTCGCCTGTGATTGTACAAGCCAGTGCGGGCGCGCGTGGCTATGCAGGAGCGGCATTTTTACGACATTTAATTATTGCCGCCATCGAAGAGTGGCCACATATTCCTGTCGTCATGCATCAAGATCATGGTACGTCTCCTGCGGTTTGTCAGCGTTCAATTCAGCTTGGTTTCTCATCAGTAATGATGGACGGCTCGCTTGGTGAAGATGGTAAAACACCGATGGATTATGACTATAACGCCAGCGTAACGCGTGAAGTGGTTAAATTGTCACACGCTTGCGGTGTTTCTGTCGAAGGTGAAATTGGTTGTTTAGGCAGTTTAGAGACCGGCATGGCGGGTGAAGAAGACGGACATGGCGCTGAAGGCGTATTGGATCATGCGCAATTATTGACCAGTGCTGACGAAGCAGAACAGTTCGTAAAAGACACGAATGTTGATGCATTAGCAATCGCGATTGGCACCAGTCATGGCGCTTATAAATTCACCCGTCCACCGACTGGCGATATCTTATCAATTGAACGTGTTAAAGAGATTCATGCGCGTATTCCGAACACCCATTTGGTCATGCATGGCTCATCTTCTGTACCGCAAGAATGGCTAAAAATTATTAATGAAAATGGCGGTAACATCGGTGAGACTTATGGTGTACCAGTTGAGCAAATCGTTGAAGCGATTAAGCATGGCGTGCGTAAAGTAAATATCGATACTGATTTGCGCTTGGCATCAACGGGCGCTATCCGCAAATTCCTTGCAGAAAACCCGAGTGAATTTGATCCACGTAAATACTTCAAAGCCTCAATGGTTGCTATGTCAGCTATTTGTGTGAATCGTTTTGAAGCCTTCGGTTCTGCGGGTCAAGCGGATAAGATTCGTCCGATTAGCCTTGAAGGTATGGTTGATTTTTATCAGTAA
- a CDS encoding response regulator: protein MIRVLVVDDHDLVRMGISRMLSDSTDIEVVGEADSGDMAIKLAKQLSPDVVLLDVNMPNIGGLEATKRLVQLDMGIKILAVSSMVAQPYPSMLLKAGVNGYITKGTPLDEMIRAIKKLYQGGRYFSHDVAEQLAEVLLSDNAASPFDLLSDREKQVAMMVVNCQSPQQIADQLFVSVKTINTYRYRIYEKVGVDSDVKLTHMAIRHGLIQP from the coding sequence ATGATTCGAGTATTGGTAGTAGATGATCACGACTTAGTGCGAATGGGCATCAGTCGTATGTTGTCTGATAGCACTGATATTGAAGTGGTAGGCGAAGCGGACAGCGGTGATATGGCCATTAAATTGGCTAAACAGCTCAGCCCTGATGTGGTATTACTGGATGTTAATATGCCAAATATTGGCGGACTTGAGGCAACCAAACGTTTAGTACAGTTAGATATGGGCATTAAAATTTTAGCGGTCAGTAGTATGGTTGCTCAGCCTTATCCCTCCATGTTACTTAAAGCAGGCGTTAATGGCTATATCACTAAAGGCACGCCACTAGACGAGATGATTCGCGCCATTAAAAAACTCTATCAAGGAGGTCGCTATTTCAGTCATGACGTTGCGGAACAGTTGGCAGAGGTTTTATTATCAGATAATGCAGCTTCCCCCTTTGACTTACTGAGTGATCGCGAAAAGCAAGTGGCGATGATGGTCGTTAATTGCCAAAGCCCACAGCAAATTGCTGACCAGTTATTCGTCAGTGTCAAAACTATCAATACTTATCGCTATCGTATTTATGAAAAAGTGGGTGTTGATAGTGATGTAAAATTGACACATATGGCCATTCGTCATGGCTTGATTCAGCCATAA
- a CDS encoding sensor histidine kinase encodes MKTHPAAITTMTDFFYRGNTLPSSQLRRLGLIYSSYRLVISIFFIVMSYVTAKSAGSLLLPSLLPQTVLGFYVLLSIVLFGLFYVVTKYPQRQLAFGLTLDVIILSLLLYTNGAADLQITMLYMVVVAASFMLLHGSQALIITLLAVIFVIYQQFFYAITNSMSVTDLVDALLTSVSFLAVGFLSWFVSQRLVHVEKMAEQHEQEVERLNNINQEVISQMLNGVMVIDQGHIVLANAATYKLLEISDQLKTPHKPVQNQDYKHNTNWLTSIFKRQPTSASHQINGSLAAFQQQMKDRHESLLDRCLAVSAGRSRSFIYELPIMENASVRDKLRIQIIPLKDASQLVLLEDLRREQASAQQLKLASLGQLTASIAHEIRNPLAAISQASQLLMEDIIENNDNGASIHETRNSPLSSSDMAGNHELYKMIFAQTKRVNRIIEDVLNLSRQQLPNQQPVVLATWMRQFLDNYFLAHDVLLHIYSQPIVQFDTHQLEQILINLINNGLRYSSHVRASPYVEVNIYCTENDVIIDILDDGKGVATSDLDQLFNPFFTTDKAGTGLGLYLSQAFSEANHARLLYVPTHKKTCFRLIIPAISCPSDAKTKCVYYYTCQQKPATKVP; translated from the coding sequence ATGAAAACCCACCCTGCTGCCATCACGACTATGACTGACTTTTTTTATCGAGGCAATACGCTGCCGTCCTCCCAATTACGCCGTCTTGGATTAATTTATAGTAGCTATCGACTGGTTATCAGTATTTTTTTTATAGTCATGAGTTATGTGACCGCTAAGTCTGCAGGCAGTTTATTGCTGCCGAGTTTATTACCGCAAACGGTTCTTGGCTTTTATGTATTATTGAGCATCGTCTTGTTTGGGCTATTCTATGTGGTGACAAAATATCCACAGCGACAACTGGCTTTCGGACTCACCCTTGACGTCATCATATTAAGTTTGCTGCTGTATACTAATGGCGCTGCAGACTTGCAAATAACCATGCTTTATATGGTAGTAGTAGCGGCGAGTTTTATGCTTTTGCATGGTTCGCAAGCGTTAATCATCACTTTACTCGCCGTTATTTTTGTCATCTATCAGCAGTTTTTTTATGCGATTACCAATAGTATGAGCGTGACTGATTTAGTCGATGCTCTACTCACATCTGTCAGCTTTCTAGCGGTGGGTTTTTTAAGCTGGTTCGTCTCTCAACGCTTGGTACATGTCGAAAAAATGGCAGAACAACATGAGCAAGAAGTTGAAAGACTCAACAATATCAATCAAGAAGTCATTAGCCAAATGTTAAATGGCGTGATGGTCATTGATCAGGGACATATCGTCTTAGCCAATGCGGCAACTTATAAGTTATTAGAAATCTCAGACCAGCTAAAGACACCGCACAAACCAGTTCAAAATCAAGATTATAAACATAATACTAACTGGCTGACTTCTATTTTTAAACGACAACCAACATCCGCTAGCCACCAGATAAATGGCTCGCTAGCTGCCTTTCAACAGCAAATGAAAGATAGGCACGAATCTTTACTGGATAGATGTCTTGCTGTCAGTGCGGGACGCTCACGCAGCTTTATTTATGAATTACCTATCATGGAAAATGCCTCGGTAAGAGACAAGTTACGTATTCAAATCATTCCCTTAAAAGATGCCAGTCAATTGGTATTATTGGAAGATTTACGCCGTGAGCAAGCCAGTGCGCAACAGTTAAAACTGGCATCTTTAGGGCAGCTAACTGCCAGTATCGCGCACGAAATTCGTAATCCGTTGGCTGCTATTTCACAGGCGAGTCAACTGTTAATGGAGGATATCATTGAGAATAATGATAACGGCGCCTCGATTCATGAGACGCGTAACAGTCCATTAAGCAGTAGCGATATGGCAGGTAATCATGAACTATATAAAATGATATTTGCCCAAACCAAACGTGTGAATCGCATTATTGAAGACGTGTTAAATTTATCACGGCAACAATTGCCCAATCAGCAGCCGGTAGTATTGGCAACGTGGATGCGGCAATTTTTGGATAATTATTTTCTGGCGCATGATGTTTTATTACATATCTATTCTCAGCCTATCGTACAGTTTGATACGCATCAATTAGAACAAATTTTAATCAATCTCATTAATAACGGCTTGCGCTATAGTAGCCATGTGCGAGCTTCTCCGTATGTTGAGGTTAATATTTATTGTACTGAGAACGATGTTATAATCGATATTTTAGATGATGGTAAAGGCGTTGCTACATCTGACTTAGACCAGTTATTCAATCCATTTTTTACCACTGATAAAGCGGGAACAGGACTTGGATTATATTTATCACAAGCATTTAGTGAAGCCAATCATGCTCGCTTACTCTATGTCCCTACCCATAAAAAGACATGTTTTCGCCTCATTATTCCTGCGATCTCTTGTCCATCAGATGCCAAGACAAAGTGTGTTTATTATTATACTTGCCAGCAAAAACCAGCAACAAAAGTTCCGTAA
- a CDS encoding sigma-54-dependent transcriptional regulator yields MTATALVVDDEVDLCRLMQITLTKMGIKSDVAYTLLQAQSYWQVNEYDFCLTDLNLPDGSGLDLVKQISSSSSTPVAVITAHGSMDLAIEALKLGAFDFVNKPLELPRLRQLVENALKVIRQDKDTKSPNARTPEQQLLDSRLIGNSAVMHTLKNTILKLARSQAPVFLSGASGTGKEVVARLIHDLSPRRDGSFVPVNCGAIPSELMESEFFGHKKGSFTGAVADKQGLFQQASGGTLFLDEVADLPLAMQVKLLRAIQEKNVRPIGDTREVPVDIRILSATHKDLNQLVQLGTFRQDLYYRINVIELKLPALNARYEDIPALAQHFLALIAEEWQLDAPSQLTDSAYKRLQQHDFSGNVRELRNILERAITLSESIMIDVNHLGLPELSDNNEALNHEPLNQKALNHETRNTDNVMSHAASNHIATANTTDLPAIKPDQAHNMPSTASTKNGLNAINLHPYRTTNQLYPSAIQASMPTNVRKRSAQNETISNEPSSKLGEDVNKPSSTLASITGLPSKGLEAYLQEQEERLIIAALKQTNGNKTQAAELLGTTFRSLRYRMKKLEIDEDQHSD; encoded by the coding sequence ATGACAGCAACTGCGCTGGTCGTCGATGATGAGGTGGATTTATGTCGTTTGATGCAAATCACATTGACAAAAATGGGTATCAAAAGTGATGTCGCTTATACCCTATTGCAAGCCCAATCTTATTGGCAAGTAAATGAATATGACTTTTGCTTAACTGATTTAAACCTTCCTGATGGCTCAGGATTAGACTTGGTGAAACAAATCAGCAGCAGCTCAAGCACGCCTGTTGCGGTTATTACCGCTCATGGTAGTATGGACTTGGCGATAGAAGCTCTTAAGCTGGGTGCATTTGACTTTGTGAATAAGCCACTTGAATTACCGCGTTTACGCCAATTGGTTGAAAATGCTCTAAAAGTTATTCGTCAAGATAAAGATACCAAATCGCCAAACGCTCGCACGCCTGAGCAGCAGCTATTAGACAGTCGCCTTATCGGTAACTCTGCTGTGATGCATACGCTCAAAAATACCATTTTAAAATTAGCACGCTCGCAAGCACCGGTATTTTTATCAGGTGCATCGGGTACGGGTAAAGAAGTGGTTGCTAGGCTCATTCATGATTTAAGCCCACGCCGTGATGGTAGTTTTGTGCCGGTCAACTGCGGCGCTATACCCTCAGAGCTGATGGAGTCCGAATTTTTTGGTCACAAAAAAGGCAGCTTTACGGGCGCGGTGGCAGACAAGCAAGGGCTGTTTCAACAAGCCAGTGGTGGTACTCTATTTTTGGATGAAGTGGCAGATTTACCACTAGCCATGCAGGTAAAACTTTTACGCGCCATTCAAGAAAAAAACGTTCGTCCCATTGGCGATACGCGAGAAGTTCCCGTTGATATTCGTATTCTTTCTGCTACCCATAAAGATTTGAATCAACTGGTGCAACTGGGTACTTTTCGTCAAGATTTATATTATCGCATCAACGTGATTGAGCTTAAATTACCTGCTCTTAACGCTCGCTATGAGGATATCCCAGCATTGGCTCAGCACTTTTTAGCATTGATTGCTGAGGAGTGGCAACTAGATGCGCCCTCACAATTAACCGATAGTGCCTATAAGCGCCTACAGCAGCATGATTTTTCCGGTAATGTTCGGGAGCTGCGTAATATCCTTGAGCGGGCGATTACGTTATCTGAAAGCATAATGATTGACGTTAATCATTTAGGACTGCCTGAGCTTAGTGATAATAATGAAGCTCTAAATCATGAACCTCTGAATCAAAAAGCTCTAAATCATGAAACGCGAAATACGGATAATGTCATGAGTCATGCTGCCAGTAATCATATTGCTACTGCAAATACGACAGACTTGCCTGCCATAAAACCTGACCAAGCTCATAACATGCCGTCAACGGCATCTACAAAAAATGGGCTTAATGCTATTAATCTTCATCCCTATCGTACCACTAACCAGCTCTATCCTTCAGCTATTCAAGCATCAATGCCTACCAATGTTAGGAAACGTAGTGCTCAGAATGAGACGATAAGTAATGAACCGTCCAGTAAGCTTGGAGAGGATGTTAATAAACCTTCGTCAACGCTAGCATCTATTACTGGATTACCATCAAAAGGTTTAGAAGCCTACTTACAAGAACAAGAAGAACGACTGATTATCGCGGCATTAAAACAGACCAACGGAAACAAAACCCAAGCGGCTGAATTATTAGGAACTACCTTTCGTTCACTACGCTATCGTATGAAAAAGCTAGAAATAGATGAAGACCAACATAGTGATTAA
- a CDS encoding serine hydrolase: protein MKHIPLTKQQLIAAMISLSLGSAAQAALTINGTESSARVSWGGADSLSEARNIMSKSTGTAIKKVDNGYGTTKLTNAPSVSSSNNNSYNTTYSGSFGSSSMIPISANSRSVAVIDAETGESIYEKNADTARPMASITKVMTAMVVLDANLDMREEITFDAEDFIGPKRASTRLKAGDRMNRAEILLMALMKSENPAAKTLARNYPGGYSAFMRAMNNKAKSLGMSTAFFGDPTGLDSRNVASSNDLVKMVRAAGNYDVIRRFSTTKSYDFLVANYSSGNRRYQASNTSSLVRSGDYPIGISKTGFINEAGNCVVMETRVNNRPAIIVILGADSSATRWGDAKNILSSLSSRRTV, encoded by the coding sequence ATGAAACATATACCATTAACCAAACAGCAATTAATTGCTGCCATGATTTCGTTGAGTTTAGGCAGTGCTGCCCAAGCGGCATTAACGATTAATGGTACTGAATCCAGTGCACGCGTGAGCTGGGGCGGCGCTGACAGCTTATCTGAAGCCCGTAATATCATGTCTAAGTCCACTGGTACGGCTATCAAAAAAGTTGATAACGGCTACGGTACGACTAAACTTACGAATGCTCCCAGTGTAAGTAGCAGCAATAACAATAGTTATAATACGACCTATAGCGGCAGCTTTGGTAGTAGTAGCATGATTCCTATCAGTGCAAATTCGCGCAGTGTCGCAGTCATTGATGCCGAAACAGGCGAATCTATCTATGAGAAAAATGCAGATACCGCAAGACCAATGGCTAGTATTACGAAAGTAATGACCGCTATGGTGGTGCTTGATGCCAATCTAGATATGCGTGAAGAAATTACCTTTGATGCAGAGGATTTTATTGGTCCTAAACGCGCCAGTACGCGTTTAAAAGCAGGCGATCGAATGAATCGCGCTGAGATATTGCTCATGGCACTGATGAAATCAGAGAATCCAGCGGCGAAAACATTAGCCCGTAACTATCCAGGTGGTTATAGTGCCTTTATGCGCGCAATGAATAATAAAGCCAAGTCTTTAGGCATGAGTACTGCATTTTTTGGTGACCCAACTGGTCTTGATTCACGCAATGTAGCGTCATCTAATGATTTAGTTAAAATGGTACGTGCTGCGGGCAATTATGATGTGATTCGTCGTTTTTCTACCACCAAAAGTTATGACTTTTTAGTCGCTAACTATTCAAGTGGCAATCGCAGATATCAAGCCAGTAATACTAGTAGCTTAGTGCGTTCAGGTGATTATCCGATTGGCATCTCAAAAACAGGTTTTATTAACGAGGCAGGAAACTGTGTAGTTATGGAAACCAGAGTTAATAATAGACCCGCCATTATTGTCATCTTAGGGGCAGATAGCTCAGCAACACGTTGGGGTGATGCTAAGAATATTTTAAGTAGTCTTTCTAGCCGCCGTACGGTTTAA
- a CDS encoding TraR/DksA family transcriptional regulator yields MSINLDTAKTNLLALKEEYETRIDKIEDHIQHPQDDLNEHWDDQAISYSQNDMRKNLLVEAKQSLVYVRNALSRIENGTYSECEICGKEIAEQRLEALPYATLCMEHAK; encoded by the coding sequence ATGAGCATTAATTTGGATACTGCCAAAACAAATTTACTCGCCTTAAAAGAAGAATATGAGACGCGTATTGATAAAATTGAAGACCATATCCAACATCCACAAGATGACCTAAATGAGCATTGGGACGACCAAGCCATTTCCTATAGTCAAAATGACATGCGCAAAAATTTGCTAGTAGAAGCGAAGCAAAGCTTGGTTTATGTCAGAAATGCGCTAAGCCGTATCGAAAATGGTACGTATAGCGAGTGTGAAATCTGCGGTAAAGAAATCGCAGAACAGCGTTTGGAAGCTCTGCCTTATGCCACCTTATGTATGGAACATGCTAAATGA